The Hymenobacter sp. DG01 genome has a segment encoding these proteins:
- a CDS encoding M1 family metallopeptidase: MKLPALLAASLLALTASAQQLPVPRNLQATYAKGTRAESGLPGPNYWQNSADYKLKVDFDPTTRRVAGTVDIAYHNQSPDSLHQLWFKLYPNLYQKGAPRASGISPEDVSEGVKITKLTINGQSVDVAKLRADFTNLPVSVRRAIGPKQTAQVSITYSYILNQGSHTRTGEVEPNADFIAYFFPRIAVYDDIDGWNRTPYNGSQEFYNDFANFSADITVPKDFVVWATGDLTNADNVLTKKYAQRLQDAEKKDGITSIITEADLKTKGITAPSAHNTWHFEAKNVTDFVFATTDHYVWQASSLVVDPATKRRTRVDAVYNPKHKDYEEVIHFARKTVEAMSYTFPKWPFPYSHETVFDGLDQMEYPMMVNDNPTETRQDAITLTDHEIFHTMFPFYMGINETKYGWMDEGWATIGEWIISGIIDPKLDDDYGIAPYAAAAATEVDVPIVTLSTQQTGTAFFLNSYPKPGLGYLYVKDMLGDELFTKALHTYIHNWNGKHPMPYDFFNSMNAGAGRNLNWFWQRWFFDGGYPDLAIQTVTKTGSGYDVVVESKGTKPVPVDLTITFADNSTQKLHRTIAVWEQGARTVTVPVASSKAVKQVKLGATLVPDSYPKDNVWEGK; encoded by the coding sequence ATGAAACTCCCTGCGCTTCTCGCCGCCTCTCTCCTCGCCCTTACCGCCTCCGCCCAGCAGCTGCCCGTGCCGCGCAACCTGCAGGCTACCTATGCCAAAGGCACCCGCGCCGAGAGTGGCTTACCGGGCCCCAACTACTGGCAGAACTCCGCCGACTACAAGCTCAAAGTTGATTTTGACCCCACCACCCGGCGCGTAGCGGGCACCGTGGATATTGCCTACCACAACCAAAGTCCCGATTCCCTACACCAACTCTGGTTTAAGCTCTACCCCAACCTCTACCAGAAAGGTGCGCCCCGTGCTTCCGGTATCAGCCCCGAGGACGTGAGCGAAGGCGTAAAAATCACCAAACTGACGATCAACGGCCAGTCTGTTGACGTGGCCAAGCTCCGCGCCGACTTCACCAACCTGCCGGTTTCGGTGCGCCGTGCCATTGGGCCCAAGCAAACGGCGCAGGTTTCCATTACCTACTCCTACATTCTCAACCAGGGCTCGCACACCCGCACTGGTGAGGTGGAGCCCAACGCCGACTTTATAGCTTACTTTTTCCCGCGCATTGCGGTGTATGACGACATCGATGGCTGGAACCGCACGCCCTACAACGGCTCCCAGGAGTTCTACAACGACTTCGCCAACTTCTCGGCCGACATCACCGTGCCCAAAGACTTTGTGGTGTGGGCCACCGGCGACCTGACCAACGCGGACAATGTTCTAACCAAAAAGTACGCCCAGCGCCTCCAGGACGCGGAGAAGAAGGACGGCATTACCAGCATTATCACCGAAGCTGACCTAAAAACCAAAGGCATCACGGCCCCAAGCGCCCACAATACCTGGCACTTCGAGGCCAAGAATGTGACCGATTTCGTGTTTGCCACCACCGACCATTACGTGTGGCAGGCTAGTAGTCTGGTAGTTGACCCGGCCACCAAGCGCCGCACCCGCGTGGATGCTGTGTACAACCCCAAGCACAAGGATTACGAGGAGGTGATTCACTTCGCCCGCAAAACGGTGGAGGCCATGTCGTACACCTTCCCCAAGTGGCCCTTCCCTTACTCCCACGAAACCGTGTTCGACGGTCTCGACCAGATGGAGTACCCCATGATGGTGAACGACAACCCCACGGAAACCCGCCAAGACGCCATTACGCTCACTGACCACGAGATATTCCACACGATGTTCCCGTTCTACATGGGCATCAACGAAACCAAGTATGGCTGGATGGATGAAGGCTGGGCCACCATCGGCGAGTGGATTATTTCCGGCATCATCGACCCCAAGCTGGATGACGATTATGGCATTGCGCCCTACGCCGCCGCCGCGGCTACCGAAGTCGATGTGCCCATTGTCACGCTCAGCACCCAGCAAACCGGCACGGCGTTTTTCCTCAACTCCTACCCCAAGCCGGGCCTGGGCTACCTCTACGTGAAGGACATGCTGGGCGACGAGTTGTTCACGAAGGCCCTGCACACCTACATCCACAACTGGAACGGCAAGCACCCCATGCCCTACGACTTCTTCAACTCAATGAACGCCGGGGCCGGCCGCAACCTCAACTGGTTTTGGCAGCGCTGGTTCTTCGATGGCGGCTACCCCGACCTGGCCATCCAAACCGTCACGAAAACCGGCAGCGGCTACGATGTAGTGGTAGAATCCAAAGGTACCAAGCCCGTGCCCGTTGACCTCACCATCACCTTCGCCGACAACTCCACCCAGAAGCTGCACCGCACCATCGCCGTCTGGGAGCAGGGCGCCCGCACCGTCACGGTGCCCGTGGCCTCCTCCAAAGCCGTGAAGCAAGTGAAGCTAGGCGCTACCCTCGTGCCCGACAGCTACCCGAAGGATAATGTGTGGGAAGGGAAGTAG
- a CDS encoding Smr/MutS family protein: protein MNVGDRVRLLTGREEGIITRLLSDELVEVAIDNDFTIPVLRREVVVVAAEETKAFGQSAAAVAAEKKAATSGANRAAKAAGVAAPAPTPAVKTEGPTPVKADKTAPPSVQKGLYLALTHQSPELLALQIVNHTDRDVLYTFGEERNGQYRGLRAEKLAAKSASPALGHWHLKDFDQWPAAMVQLLPFQLNGTSAYELLTKRLQFKAASFYTSRQPNVPVLQREAYLFQLDEKPAAPAAIAPEKLAETLKAQLSGNAPAKPAAVAPAPEPAKAIIAPPHEVDLHLEALMPEGAEGMSNTAILKLQLEAFEDTLSRALATNMHEIMFIHGSGNGTLRKELHKLLSRNRDIKFFEDSKKEKFGYGATLVRLK, encoded by the coding sequence ATGAACGTTGGAGACCGAGTGCGCCTGCTTACCGGGCGCGAAGAAGGCATTATCACCCGCCTGCTCAGCGACGAGCTGGTAGAGGTGGCCATTGATAACGATTTCACCATTCCGGTGTTGCGCCGCGAGGTAGTGGTAGTAGCCGCCGAAGAAACCAAAGCCTTCGGACAAAGCGCCGCCGCGGTGGCCGCCGAAAAAAAGGCCGCTACCTCAGGCGCCAACCGCGCGGCCAAGGCGGCCGGCGTAGCGGCACCGGCCCCTACCCCTGCGGTTAAAACCGAAGGCCCTACCCCTGTGAAGGCCGACAAAACCGCTCCGCCGAGCGTGCAGAAAGGCCTCTACCTAGCCCTCACCCACCAGTCACCGGAGCTGCTAGCTTTGCAAATCGTCAACCACACCGACCGGGACGTGCTTTATACCTTTGGGGAGGAGCGCAACGGGCAGTACCGGGGCCTGCGCGCCGAGAAGCTGGCGGCTAAATCGGCCAGCCCGGCGCTGGGGCACTGGCACCTCAAGGATTTCGACCAGTGGCCCGCCGCTATGGTGCAGCTCCTACCCTTCCAGCTGAACGGAACCTCGGCCTACGAGCTGCTCACCAAACGCCTGCAGTTTAAGGCGGCGAGCTTCTACACCAGCCGCCAGCCCAACGTGCCGGTGCTCCAGCGCGAGGCCTACCTGTTCCAGCTGGATGAGAAGCCTGCCGCGCCCGCTGCCATTGCCCCCGAGAAACTAGCCGAAACTCTGAAAGCCCAGCTATCTGGCAACGCCCCGGCCAAACCGGCCGCCGTAGCGCCCGCTCCCGAACCGGCCAAAGCCATTATAGCCCCGCCCCACGAAGTGGACCTGCACCTGGAAGCCCTGATGCCGGAAGGCGCGGAAGGCATGAGCAACACGGCCATTCTGAAACTGCAGCTGGAGGCCTTCGAGGATACCTTAAGCCGGGCTCTGGCTACCAACATGCACGAAATCATGTTCATTCACGGCTCCGGCAACGGCACCCTGCGTAAGGAGCTGCACAAGCTGCTTAGCCGCAACCGCGACATCAAATTCTTTGAGGACTCGAAGAAGGAGAAGTTCGGCTACGGCGCTACCCTGGTGCGGCTGAAGTAA
- a CDS encoding DUF6642 family protein, whose product MLPFKKNIACIEGRWVQDFTKPNSVAAGLELLQNNKIIRKQCCKNSHFKATTLDLLLEFTQKRYASYSLLYLSFHGEPGAIGLGKERVTLDELEERLAGKLTGKILHFGSCQTVNINKRRLTKFLVTTKAAAVSGFTTDVAFLESTLFDLLYFETCQYRDRVEDIQSDMSTNYGAMSRRLGFRMVIHP is encoded by the coding sequence ATGCTTCCTTTCAAAAAAAATATAGCCTGCATTGAAGGCCGTTGGGTACAAGACTTCACGAAGCCCAATAGTGTGGCAGCTGGTCTGGAACTATTACAAAATAATAAAATTATAAGAAAGCAATGTTGCAAGAACTCTCATTTTAAGGCAACCACATTAGATCTACTATTAGAGTTTACTCAAAAGAGGTATGCTAGCTACAGCTTACTTTATTTATCATTTCATGGTGAGCCGGGTGCAATTGGTTTAGGAAAAGAGAGGGTTACACTTGATGAGTTAGAGGAAAGACTTGCGGGAAAGCTCACTGGCAAAATCTTGCATTTTGGCTCGTGTCAGACGGTTAACATAAATAAGCGCCGCCTTACCAAATTTCTGGTAACAACAAAAGCCGCAGCTGTATCAGGTTTTACCACAGATGTTGCTTTTCTGGAAAGCACTCTTTTCGATTTACTATACTTCGAAACTTGTCAATACCGAGACCGAGTAGAAGACATCCAATCAGATATGAGCACTAATTACGGAGCGATGAGTCGCCGGCTTGGATTTCGTATGGTGATACATCCTTGA
- a CDS encoding YfiM family protein — protein sequence MLLCPAFSSCFGRLGRWLGVVAGCLALAQAAPAQVPPAVTSAPELPAPLPSAAPPDTSRLSRRLPVLAGGLAVSYSATLYLLSNSWYTGERTRLHWFNDLPEWKQMDKAGHFWGAFHESRGAVDMLRWAGVPDRKALWYGGFVGFLLQSPIELLDGRDPQYGASATDLAANFLGSVGLIGQHLAWDEVRIMPKYSFHTTRYAALRPNVLGKSLGEQYLKDYNGQTYWLCVDVGAWLPAASCWPRWLQPAVGYGAQQMVYNDPGANAALGLQPYRQYYLSLDVDLRRIPTRSKLLKRVFYVASIFHLPAPALEWNRKRGLVAHGLYY from the coding sequence ATGTTGCTTTGCCCTGCTTTTTCGTCTTGCTTCGGCCGCCTGGGGCGGTGGCTGGGGGTAGTGGCGGGGTGCCTGGCACTGGCGCAGGCAGCTCCGGCGCAGGTACCCCCGGCTGTTACGTCGGCGCCGGAGCTGCCTGCGCCCCTACCCTCGGCAGCCCCCCCCGATACCAGCCGGCTAAGTCGGCGCCTGCCGGTGCTGGCCGGCGGCCTGGCCGTATCGTACTCCGCTACCCTCTACTTGCTCAGCAACAGCTGGTACACTGGCGAGCGGACCCGCCTGCACTGGTTCAACGACCTGCCGGAGTGGAAGCAGATGGACAAAGCCGGGCACTTCTGGGGGGCTTTTCACGAAAGCCGCGGGGCCGTGGACATGCTGCGCTGGGCCGGCGTGCCCGACCGCAAAGCCCTCTGGTACGGCGGCTTCGTGGGGTTTCTGCTGCAAAGCCCTATTGAGCTGCTCGATGGCCGTGACCCGCAGTACGGGGCTTCGGCCACGGATCTGGCGGCCAACTTCCTGGGCTCGGTGGGCCTGATTGGGCAGCACCTAGCCTGGGATGAGGTGCGCATCATGCCCAAATACTCGTTTCATACCACCCGCTATGCCGCGCTACGGCCTAATGTGTTGGGCAAGAGCCTTGGCGAGCAGTACCTGAAGGACTACAACGGCCAGACCTATTGGCTGTGCGTAGATGTAGGGGCCTGGCTGCCGGCCGCCTCCTGCTGGCCGCGCTGGCTGCAGCCGGCCGTAGGCTACGGGGCCCAACAAATGGTGTACAATGACCCCGGCGCCAACGCTGCCCTGGGCCTGCAGCCCTACCGCCAGTATTACCTCTCCCTCGACGTGGATTTGCGCCGCATCCCTACCCGCTCCAAGCTGCTCAAGCGGGTCTTCTACGTAGCCAGCATCTTCCATCTACCCGCCCCGGCCCTGGAGTGGAACCGCAAGCGCGGTCTGGTGGCGCATGGGCTGTACTATTAA
- a CDS encoding T9SS type A sorting domain-containing protein: MSRPLFFASVGVALALAGAAAQAQDLTNTGTQLTVEPGVLLSVPGALRNQAGATLTPGGTVQVGGDFINTGTVVPANGTLVLIGSTEQTLSAGGASLGRVEVRNTGPAGQNRILLPTDLTVLQQLTLVSGLPRTDATATLHLPDGATLTGETAGRYVQGNLEITRAAVQGSTVVDFGNGLVLNPNGGSLGAVRVLRTAGLQQAGVSFGQNPANPSQHTIDRIWSVTADQTPTAPATLTLSWLPDDDNGLTNFAQAQVWRMPASSAPWEAIGSPTDASARSITVSTTAFSRLTVSEGQKPLPVQLVSFTARRVGPDALLRWTTAQELNNAGFEVESSPDGRTFRSVGRVAGHGTTTQRHDYQLTDPNLARYQVPLVYYRLRQLDQDGTATTSQVQTVAVPSEALPLAVQVYPTPFTTQATVLIQAPETSPATLRVVDAVGRTLWQQTLPLTKGENRLNLPQAHTWPVGTYVLGVRQGHQFRTVKVVRE; the protein is encoded by the coding sequence ATGTCTAGGCCACTCTTTTTCGCTTCGGTGGGAGTAGCGCTGGCACTTGCCGGCGCTGCTGCCCAGGCCCAGGACCTGACCAACACCGGCACCCAGCTCACGGTGGAACCCGGCGTTCTGCTGTCGGTGCCCGGCGCCTTGCGCAACCAGGCCGGCGCCACGCTGACCCCTGGCGGCACCGTGCAGGTAGGCGGCGACTTCATCAATACAGGCACGGTAGTACCCGCCAACGGCACCCTGGTGCTAATCGGTTCAACGGAGCAAACCCTGTCGGCGGGCGGCGCCAGCCTGGGCCGGGTGGAAGTGCGCAATACCGGCCCCGCAGGCCAAAACCGCATCTTGCTGCCCACCGACCTTACTGTACTGCAACAGCTGACACTGGTAAGCGGCCTACCGCGCACCGACGCCACCGCCACGCTGCACCTGCCTGACGGGGCCACGCTGACCGGCGAAACCGCCGGCCGCTACGTACAGGGCAACCTGGAAATTACCCGCGCCGCTGTGCAGGGGAGTACGGTGGTTGATTTCGGGAATGGATTGGTGCTGAACCCCAACGGCGGCAGTTTGGGCGCCGTGCGTGTACTGCGCACCGCTGGCCTCCAGCAAGCCGGTGTGAGCTTCGGTCAGAACCCGGCTAACCCCAGCCAGCACACCATCGACCGGATCTGGAGCGTGACGGCCGACCAAACGCCCACGGCCCCGGCCACCCTCACGCTGTCCTGGCTGCCCGACGACGACAACGGCCTGACCAACTTCGCCCAGGCCCAGGTGTGGCGCATGCCCGCCAGCTCGGCGCCCTGGGAGGCCATTGGTTCTCCCACCGATGCCTCGGCCCGCAGCATCACGGTGAGCACCACCGCCTTCTCCCGCCTGACCGTAAGCGAGGGGCAGAAGCCGCTGCCGGTGCAGCTGGTCAGCTTCACGGCCCGGCGGGTAGGGCCCGATGCCCTGTTGCGCTGGACCACGGCCCAGGAGCTGAACAACGCCGGGTTTGAAGTGGAAAGCAGCCCCGACGGCCGCACGTTCAGGTCCGTAGGCCGGGTAGCAGGCCACGGTACCACCACCCAGCGCCACGACTACCAGCTAACCGACCCCAACCTGGCCCGCTACCAGGTGCCGCTGGTGTACTACCGCCTGCGCCAGCTAGACCAGGATGGCACGGCCACCACCTCGCAGGTGCAGACCGTAGCCGTGCCCAGCGAAGCTCTGCCCCTGGCCGTGCAGGTGTATCCTACGCCCTTCACCACCCAGGCCACCGTGCTGATCCAGGCCCCCGAAACCAGCCCCGCCACCCTCCGCGTGGTGGACGCCGTAGGCCGCACCCTGTGGCAGCAGACCCTACCCCTCACCAAAGGCGAAAACCGCCTGAACCTGCCGCAAGCTCACACCTGGCCGGTGGGCACCTATGTGCTCGGCGTCCGGCAAGGCCACCAGTTCCGCACGGTGAAAGTGGTGCGGGAGTAG
- a CDS encoding metallophosphoesterase, producing MYDLIGDIHGHAQELRQLLQKLGYTEQKGCYRHPNRQAIFLGDFVDRGPHIRETLQVVRAMVEGGAALAVMGNHEYNAICFHEEHPHGGHLRPHIPRNIFQHLRTLEEFSSREGWVEWQEYIAWFKTLPLFLELPGLRVVHACWDPRHIAFLRQALPDGRLTPEFLLRSAERGTPEYVAVEDTLKGKEVNLPAGVQFHDKDGNPRTKMRTRWWTDPRTCTYLDYYLEPIEALNALPVEVDALADVWHYQDTVPVFFGHYWLRGTPQLLSPYAVCLDYSVAKGGELVAYRWHGEQELRADGLVSA from the coding sequence ATGTACGACCTCATTGGTGATATTCACGGCCATGCCCAGGAGCTGCGGCAGCTACTTCAGAAACTAGGGTACACAGAACAGAAGGGCTGCTACCGCCACCCCAATCGGCAAGCCATTTTCCTGGGCGACTTCGTGGACCGTGGTCCGCACATCCGGGAAACGCTGCAGGTGGTGCGGGCCATGGTGGAGGGCGGCGCGGCCCTGGCCGTAATGGGTAACCACGAGTACAACGCCATCTGCTTTCACGAGGAGCACCCGCACGGCGGCCACCTGCGGCCCCACATCCCGCGCAATATTTTCCAGCACCTGCGCACCCTGGAGGAGTTTTCGAGCCGGGAAGGCTGGGTGGAATGGCAGGAGTACATTGCCTGGTTCAAAACCCTACCCCTGTTTCTGGAGCTACCCGGCCTGCGCGTAGTGCACGCCTGCTGGGACCCGCGCCACATTGCGTTTCTGCGCCAAGCCCTGCCCGATGGCCGCCTGACCCCAGAGTTTTTACTACGCAGCGCCGAGCGGGGCACGCCTGAATACGTGGCCGTGGAAGATACCCTGAAAGGCAAGGAAGTAAACCTACCGGCCGGGGTGCAGTTTCACGACAAGGATGGGAACCCACGCACCAAAATGCGCACCCGTTGGTGGACCGACCCACGCACCTGCACCTACCTCGATTACTACCTCGAACCCATTGAAGCCCTGAACGCCCTACCCGTGGAGGTAGATGCGCTGGCTGATGTATGGCACTACCAGGACACGGTGCCTGTGTTCTTCGGCCACTATTGGTTGCGGGGCACGCCCCAACTGCTCAGCCCCTACGCCGTGTGCCTGGATTACAGCGTAGCCAAGGGCGGCGAGCTAGTAGCCTACCGCTGGCACGGCGAGCAGGAGCTGCGGGCGGATGGCCTGGTAAGCGCCTGA
- a CDS encoding alpha-amylase family glycosyl hydrolase: MKTLRLLLSLVALLAGIPVLRAQVVTTQPTFFRDTDAVTLTFDANQGNKALAGYTGDVYIWTGVITNQSTSNADWKHVKGTNFNVPTAAEKMTSLGNNKYSITFTPRTYYPGLTASETILKLAMVFRGANGTPQGKGEGNTDIFVDVAQAALSVAFTSPVVQNNNPIFVNNGSSVSVTGAASTEATLTLTLNGTQVAQQTNAKTLTANVPITQAGRNELRLTATSGSSTVSSTLSVIARAPLTTAALPAGAKKDGITYLNNGTSAVLSLTAPFKKSVYVIGDFNNWQPDAAYQLKRTDTTTANRAADDRWWVQIDGLTPGQEYAYQFLVNETQRIADPYTEKVLDSDNDRFIPAETYPNLKPYPAEKTSGIVSVLQSNAPGYTWQTTNFQRPSRTNLVVYELHLRDFVARHDYKTLTDTLAYLQRLGVNAIELLPVNEFEGNDSWGYNPSFYFAPDKYYGTANDFKRFVDVCHSKGIAVILDMVLNHSFSRSPMVQLYTNGDKAAANSPWFNADAKHPYNVGYDFNHESPYTRYFSKQVIKHWLQEYHVDGYRYDLAGGFSQIQKTEATYESVFDQSRVDIWKDYHAAQMAADNTSYPILETFVANDEAKALSAAGLMLWGNMNHNYNEATMGYLSGSDLSYGYYGTGNGGRGWNAPNLVTFMESHDEERLQFKNKMYGNTSGSYSVKDQATGLKRNELAAAIFFTQPGPRMIWQFGELGYDYSINTCSDGTTISNDCRVAAKPIRWDYYQDVNRRHLYDTYRALIALRKQPVFSAPTSFTQNLGGAVKTISIANADLGVVTVGNFDVTATTATVTFPQTGTWYSYLTGEPLAVTNTSMSMNLAPGQYAVYTSRKISVPAGTVLTTKRQRDAAVLQLTAQPNPAAGKAQLRYSLPQATSVQVTVTNLLGATVQTLPAVRQAAGTHELELPLGKLANGVYLVQLTTGEQQQAVRLVVQK; this comes from the coding sequence ATGAAAACACTTCGACTTTTACTGAGTCTGGTGGCTTTGCTGGCTGGAATACCAGTTTTGCGAGCCCAGGTCGTCACGACTCAGCCTACCTTCTTCCGCGACACCGATGCCGTTACCCTCACCTTTGATGCCAACCAGGGTAACAAAGCATTAGCAGGCTACACCGGCGACGTGTATATCTGGACCGGCGTCATCACCAACCAGAGCACCTCCAACGCCGACTGGAAGCACGTAAAGGGCACGAATTTCAACGTACCCACGGCGGCCGAGAAAATGACTTCGCTCGGCAACAATAAGTACAGCATCACCTTTACGCCCCGCACTTACTACCCCGGCCTCACCGCTTCCGAAACTATTCTGAAGCTGGCCATGGTGTTCCGCGGCGCCAACGGCACGCCCCAGGGCAAGGGCGAAGGCAATACCGATATTTTCGTGGATGTAGCCCAGGCGGCCCTGTCGGTAGCATTTACCAGCCCCGTGGTGCAGAACAACAACCCCATTTTCGTGAACAATGGCAGCAGCGTAAGTGTAACCGGGGCCGCTTCTACCGAGGCTACCCTAACCCTCACGCTGAACGGCACGCAGGTGGCCCAGCAAACCAATGCTAAAACCCTCACGGCCAACGTGCCCATCACGCAGGCCGGCCGCAACGAGCTGCGCCTGACCGCCACCAGCGGCTCCAGCACGGTATCCAGCACGCTCAGCGTTATTGCCCGCGCGCCCCTGACCACGGCCGCTCTGCCGGCCGGTGCCAAGAAAGACGGCATCACCTACCTCAACAATGGCACCTCAGCGGTGCTCTCCCTCACAGCTCCCTTCAAGAAATCGGTGTACGTTATCGGCGACTTCAACAACTGGCAACCCGATGCGGCCTACCAGCTCAAGCGCACCGATACGACCACCGCGAACCGCGCCGCCGACGACCGGTGGTGGGTACAGATTGACGGCCTGACCCCTGGCCAGGAGTACGCCTACCAGTTTCTGGTAAACGAAACCCAGCGCATTGCCGACCCCTACACCGAAAAAGTACTGGACTCCGACAACGACCGGTTTATTCCGGCTGAGACGTACCCCAACCTGAAGCCCTATCCGGCCGAGAAAACCAGCGGCATCGTATCGGTGCTGCAAAGCAACGCGCCGGGCTACACCTGGCAGACCACTAACTTCCAGCGCCCCAGCCGCACTAACCTGGTAGTGTACGAGTTGCATCTGCGCGACTTCGTGGCCCGCCACGACTACAAAACCCTGACCGATACGCTGGCCTACCTCCAGCGCCTGGGCGTAAATGCCATTGAGCTGCTGCCCGTAAACGAGTTTGAGGGCAACGACTCCTGGGGCTACAACCCCTCGTTCTACTTCGCCCCCGACAAATACTACGGCACAGCCAACGACTTCAAGCGCTTCGTGGACGTGTGCCACAGCAAAGGCATTGCCGTGATTCTGGACATGGTGCTGAACCATTCCTTCAGCCGCAGCCCCATGGTGCAGCTATACACTAACGGTGACAAGGCCGCGGCCAACAGCCCCTGGTTTAATGCCGATGCCAAGCACCCCTACAACGTCGGCTACGATTTCAACCACGAGAGCCCCTACACCCGCTACTTCAGCAAGCAGGTAATTAAGCATTGGCTGCAGGAATATCACGTAGATGGTTACCGCTACGATCTGGCCGGCGGCTTCAGCCAGATTCAGAAAACCGAAGCTACCTACGAGTCGGTGTTTGACCAGTCGCGGGTCGACATCTGGAAAGACTACCACGCGGCTCAGATGGCAGCGGACAACACGTCTTATCCCATCTTGGAAACCTTCGTGGCCAACGACGAAGCCAAGGCTCTGTCGGCGGCCGGGCTGATGCTGTGGGGCAACATGAACCACAACTACAACGAGGCCACCATGGGCTACCTGAGCGGCTCCGACCTGAGCTACGGCTACTATGGCACCGGCAACGGCGGCCGGGGCTGGAATGCCCCCAACCTGGTAACCTTCATGGAAAGCCACGACGAGGAGCGCCTGCAGTTCAAGAACAAGATGTATGGCAACACCAGCGGCAGCTACTCCGTGAAAGACCAGGCTACCGGCCTCAAGCGCAACGAGCTGGCCGCCGCCATCTTCTTCACCCAGCCCGGTCCGCGCATGATCTGGCAGTTCGGGGAGCTGGGCTACGATTACTCCATCAACACCTGCTCCGACGGCACTACCATCAGCAACGACTGCCGGGTAGCAGCCAAGCCCATCCGCTGGGACTACTACCAGGATGTTAATCGCCGCCACCTCTACGACACCTACCGCGCTCTGATTGCCCTGCGCAAGCAGCCCGTATTCTCGGCCCCTACGTCTTTCACCCAAAACCTGGGCGGAGCCGTGAAAACCATCAGCATTGCCAACGCCGACCTGGGCGTGGTTACGGTGGGTAACTTTGATGTAACGGCCACTACGGCTACCGTTACGTTCCCGCAAACCGGCACCTGGTACAGCTACCTCACCGGCGAGCCGCTGGCCGTCACCAACACCAGCATGAGCATGAACCTGGCCCCCGGCCAGTACGCCGTGTACACCTCGCGCAAGATTTCGGTGCCGGCTGGTACGGTTCTCACCACCAAGCGCCAGCGCGACGCCGCTGTGCTCCAGCTGACGGCCCAGCCTAACCCGGCCGCTGGCAAAGCCCAGCTGCGCTACTCCCTGCCCCAGGCTACCAGCGTGCAGGTAACCGTTACCAACCTGCTGGGCGCTACCGTGCAAACCCTGCCCGCCGTCCGCCAGGCTGCCGGTACCCACGAGCTGGAGCTGCCCCTGGGCAAGCTAGCCAACGGCGTGTACCTGGTGCAGCTGACCACCGGCGAGCAGCAGCAAGCCGTCCGCCTGGTAGTACAGAAATAA